In a genomic window of Thermoanaerobaculales bacterium:
- a CDS encoding glycosyltransferase, whose amino-acid sequence MTESPPRASAVICTRNRSSLLGQACAAALAVAPPPGGWELIIVDNASTDDTREVAEAVARRAPELVRVVEEPAVGLSAARNRGIAEARGEHLAFLDDDAFPAPGWLTALSAALDGEAVMAAGGPVEPIFDGPLPGWFRGSYLPYLTVWDLGDAAVDLRYNEYPRGANMAFRREAFTRFGGFSPHLGRTGRSLLSCEETELCLRLERGGLRTVYAPGARVRHATPVERLTPEWMERRFAAQGRSEAVIAWVHGGLRALARGLGAHRCRVAGARASQEADAGLDLRCHRRALRGYLRGMATAPLRVPRYRPPDPAVTLAPWLP is encoded by the coding sequence ATGACCGAGAGTCCGCCCCGCGCCAGCGCCGTCATCTGCACCCGCAACCGGTCCTCGCTGCTCGGGCAGGCGTGCGCCGCGGCGCTCGCCGTCGCTCCGCCGCCCGGCGGATGGGAGCTGATCATCGTCGACAACGCGTCGACCGACGACACGCGGGAGGTCGCCGAGGCGGTGGCGCGGCGGGCTCCGGAGTTGGTGCGGGTCGTCGAGGAGCCGGCGGTGGGGCTGTCGGCTGCCCGCAACCGCGGCATCGCCGAGGCGCGGGGCGAGCACCTCGCGTTCCTCGACGACGACGCGTTCCCGGCGCCGGGCTGGCTGACGGCGCTGTCGGCCGCCCTCGACGGCGAGGCGGTGATGGCCGCCGGCGGCCCCGTCGAGCCGATCTTCGACGGCCCGCTGCCGGGCTGGTTCCGGGGCTCCTACCTGCCCTACCTGACGGTGTGGGACCTCGGCGATGCCGCCGTCGACCTGCGCTACAACGAGTACCCGCGCGGCGCCAACATGGCCTTTCGCCGGGAGGCGTTCACCCGCTTCGGCGGCTTCAGCCCCCACCTCGGCCGCACCGGCCGCAGCCTGCTGTCGTGCGAGGAGACGGAGCTGTGCCTGCGCCTCGAGCGGGGCGGCTTGCGCACCGTCTACGCGCCGGGCGCCAGGGTCCGCCATGCGACGCCGGTCGAGCGCCTCACCCCCGAGTGGATGGAGCGCCGGTTCGCGGCCCAGGGCCGCTCCGAGGCGGTGATCGCCTGGGTCCACGGCGGGCTGCGCGCGCTCGCCCGCGGGCTCGGCGCGCATCGGTGCCGGGTCGCCGGCGCTCGAGCGAGCCAGGAGGCGGACGCCGGCCTCGACCTGCGCTGCCACCGCCGGGCGCTGCGCGGCTACCTGCGGGGGATGGCGACGGCGCCGCTCCGGGTGCCGCGCTACCGGCCGCCGGATCCCGCGGTCACGCTGGCGCCGTGGCTGCCGTAG
- a CDS encoding glycosyltransferase, which translates to MSPPAVSVVIPSYNHGRFIARAVDSVLSSSFTDLELLIVDDGSSDDTLQVLRPYRAHRQVTIRTQENRGAHAALNLGLSLARGRLLFVLNSDDAYHPERIQRLVERFRDDPAIVLAASWIEVVDAEDRSLGVKRGHLNMPPWPPASAGPLLSALGEPELALLETNFISTTSNIAFRRSLLDEAGLDFLPLRYTHDWEFILAACRHGRLALVEEPLVFYRVHGSNTIREGAAQAAGEMRFEVMWTVCRHARATCGDAAARGHHEHDLVRRMWRSLPRFGCEGLLAELLAVRGLDAVPPASYDALLEPGHPFRRAAVAALAAMP; encoded by the coding sequence ATGTCGCCCCCGGCCGTCAGCGTCGTGATCCCGTCCTACAACCACGGCCGGTTCATCGCCCGGGCGGTCGACAGCGTGCTCTCGTCGTCGTTCACCGACCTCGAGCTGCTGATCGTGGATGACGGCTCGAGCGACGACACGCTGCAAGTCCTGCGCCCCTACCGCGCCCATAGGCAGGTGACGATCCGGACCCAGGAGAACCGGGGCGCCCACGCCGCACTCAACCTCGGGCTGTCGCTGGCCCGGGGCCGGCTCCTTTTCGTGCTCAACTCGGACGATGCCTATCACCCGGAGCGCATCCAGCGGCTCGTCGAGCGCTTCCGCGACGACCCCGCGATCGTGCTGGCCGCCTCGTGGATCGAGGTCGTGGACGCCGAGGACCGTTCGCTCGGCGTCAAGCGCGGCCACCTCAATATGCCGCCCTGGCCGCCGGCCAGCGCCGGCCCGCTGCTGTCCGCGCTCGGCGAGCCCGAGCTGGCGCTGCTCGAGACCAACTTCATCTCCACCACCTCCAACATCGCCTTCCGGCGCTCGCTGCTCGACGAGGCGGGGCTCGACTTCCTGCCGCTGCGCTACACCCACGACTGGGAGTTCATCCTGGCGGCCTGCCGCCACGGCCGGCTCGCGCTGGTCGAGGAGCCGCTGGTCTTCTACCGCGTCCATGGCTCGAACACGATCCGCGAGGGGGCGGCTCAGGCTGCTGGCGAGATGCGGTTCGAGGTGATGTGGACGGTGTGCCGTCACGCCCGGGCCACCTGCGGCGATGCCGCCGCCCGCGGCCACCACGAGCACGACCTGGTGCGCCGGATGTGGCGCTCGCTGCCGCGCTTCGGCTGTGAGGGACTGCTTGCCGAGCTGCTCGCGGTGCGTGGGCTCGACGCCGTCCCGCCGGCCTCCTACGACGCCCTGCTCGAGCCGGGGCACCCGTTCCGGCGCGCGGCGGTCGCGGCGCTCGCTGCGATGCCGTAG
- a CDS encoding glycosyltransferase: MSAPRARARVQAALWGHSQAWRRPLRRLRLAASLAAHRLRRLLRPATTLPRVVEHEAPAAPRVSLPLVAVAPDGCDRASLDRFLARQTERSVTTDAVAEAAFVLAPSGNLDDLPPTHLESMVLAAEAGDLELVVSGWAAPAAGRAAPSGAVHRASTADPASHLLLRRPDSLRPGGGALVGRTVAHICSPHDLAGTVPLGFPGVCSGPHLLRGDVGRGAVVRHGVRPLAESLAGVPAEAGPRTVLFLLPYLAVGGAERLLYDLLWGLGGYRSLVVTLEPHVEPLGQTVDLCRDLTPHCYTLGDWLPRAAHLGALRHLIRRWRVEALVSWNGTVSFFDYAPALKAEFPGLRIASQLYNHRGAWIDRTTPALVEAVDLHLAVNSRIAEALECERGVPRDRIATIYHAVEVPDQPSRTEVERRRRARRRQLGIPLESVVVATFARMHPQKRPFDVIRLARRMANRSVHFLLVGGGPLDHAIDRELARRPLHNLTRLPFRHDTDELFEAVDICLLASEYEGLPVFLLEGMARGLPCVATAVGDVPYLLQDGGGIASGPPGDLAGLERAVEALIDDRRRADEGERAHARVVSHFGLDRYVREYEAAIFPESNAS, encoded by the coding sequence ATGAGCGCCCCGAGAGCGCGCGCCCGGGTGCAGGCGGCGCTCTGGGGGCACAGCCAGGCGTGGCGCCGGCCGCTGCGCCGGCTGCGCCTGGCGGCCTCGCTGGCGGCGCACCGGCTGCGGCGGCTGCTGCGGCCGGCGACGACCCTGCCGCGAGTGGTCGAGCACGAGGCGCCGGCCGCGCCACGGGTGTCGCTGCCGCTGGTGGCCGTGGCTCCCGACGGCTGTGACCGGGCGTCCCTGGACCGCTTCCTCGCCCGCCAGACCGAGCGCTCGGTGACCACCGACGCGGTGGCCGAGGCAGCGTTCGTGCTGGCGCCGTCGGGCAACCTCGACGACCTGCCGCCGACCCACCTCGAGTCCATGGTGCTGGCCGCGGAGGCGGGCGACCTCGAGCTCGTCGTGTCCGGATGGGCCGCGCCGGCGGCCGGCCGGGCGGCGCCCTCCGGCGCGGTGCACCGCGCGTCGACGGCCGATCCCGCCTCGCACCTGCTGCTCCGCCGCCCTGACTCCCTGCGGCCCGGAGGCGGCGCGCTGGTCGGCCGGACGGTGGCCCACATCTGCTCGCCGCACGATCTCGCCGGCACCGTGCCGCTGGGCTTTCCGGGTGTGTGCTCCGGCCCCCACCTGCTGCGCGGCGACGTTGGCCGCGGCGCCGTGGTCCGGCACGGCGTGCGGCCGCTCGCCGAGAGCCTCGCCGGCGTCCCCGCCGAGGCCGGGCCGCGGACCGTCCTCTTTCTCCTCCCCTACCTGGCGGTCGGCGGCGCCGAACGGTTGCTCTACGACCTGCTGTGGGGACTCGGCGGCTACCGGTCCCTGGTGGTGACCCTGGAGCCGCACGTCGAGCCGCTCGGCCAGACCGTCGACCTGTGCCGGGACCTGACCCCGCACTGCTACACCCTGGGCGACTGGCTGCCGCGGGCGGCCCACCTCGGCGCGCTGCGCCACCTGATCCGGCGCTGGCGGGTCGAGGCCCTGGTGAGCTGGAACGGCACGGTCTCGTTCTTCGACTACGCCCCGGCGCTCAAGGCCGAGTTCCCGGGGCTGCGGATCGCGAGCCAGCTCTACAACCACCGCGGCGCGTGGATCGACCGCACCACTCCGGCCCTGGTCGAGGCGGTGGACCTCCACCTCGCGGTCAACAGCCGGATCGCCGAAGCGCTCGAATGCGAGCGTGGCGTGCCCCGCGACCGCATCGCGACCATCTATCACGCGGTCGAGGTGCCCGACCAGCCGAGCCGGACCGAGGTCGAGCGCCGGCGGCGGGCGCGCCGCCGCCAGCTCGGCATCCCACTGGAGTCGGTGGTGGTCGCCACCTTCGCCCGCATGCACCCCCAGAAGCGGCCCTTCGACGTCATCCGGCTGGCCCGCCGGATGGCCAACCGGAGCGTCCACTTCCTGCTGGTCGGCGGCGGACCGCTGGATCACGCCATCGACCGCGAGCTGGCGCGCCGGCCGCTCCACAACCTGACCCGGCTGCCCTTCCGCCACGACACCGACGAGTTGTTCGAGGCCGTCGACATCTGCCTGCTCGCCTCGGAGTACGAGGGCCTGCCGGTGTTCCTGCTCGAGGGCATGGCGCGCGGCCTGCCGTGCGTCGCCACGGCGGTCGGCGACGTGCCCTACCTGCTGCAGGACGGCGGCGGCATCGCGTCGGGCCCGCCGGGCGACCTCGCCGGCCTCGAGCGCGCGGTCGAGGCACTCATCGACGACCGCCGGCGCGCCGACGAGGGCGAGCGCGCCCACGCCCGGGTGGTCTCGCACTTCGGCCTCGACCGCTACGTCCGCGAGTACGAGGCCGCCATCTTCCCCGAGTCGAACGCTTCCTGA
- a CDS encoding glycosyltransferase — MAGPLFSVVIPTCNRADALGRALAAWDRQLPPELPFELVVVDDGSTDRTAALLEGWHSERCRLRALRQDNAGPAAARNRALAAVEGELVLFTGDDIVPRPDLLAEHLAGHREHDDPGVAILGRTGWPDGADLTATMRHIDGVGAQQFSYHYFRDGAEYDFRHLYTSNVSLRRRLLELEPDGFCTDFPAAAFEDAEFAYRLSMHGLSIRYRAAARADHHHRYDAASFFARQRRCGEMAAVLYRVQPALKKWLDIRRLEWRRLERLTAAPGDPAAAVARELELWERRALNIALVFDCAPSDGVVDALLHRLFEYGYLAGLADALFAPGPARAVRAAEYLRLLPPAVRELERRATSAGVPVPRCDAEAISRLAAS, encoded by the coding sequence ATGGCGGGGCCGCTGTTCTCGGTGGTGATCCCCACCTGCAACCGGGCGGACGCGCTGGGCCGGGCGCTCGCGGCCTGGGACCGGCAGCTTCCGCCCGAGCTGCCCTTCGAGCTGGTGGTGGTGGACGACGGATCGACCGACCGCACTGCGGCCCTGCTCGAGGGGTGGCACTCGGAGCGCTGCCGGCTGCGCGCCCTTCGCCAGGACAACGCGGGGCCGGCCGCGGCCCGCAACCGCGCGCTCGCCGCGGTCGAGGGCGAGCTGGTGCTGTTCACCGGCGACGACATCGTGCCCCGCCCGGACCTGCTCGCCGAGCATCTCGCCGGGCACCGCGAGCACGACGACCCGGGCGTCGCGATCCTCGGGCGGACCGGCTGGCCTGACGGCGCCGACCTCACCGCCACGATGCGCCACATCGACGGCGTCGGCGCGCAGCAGTTCAGCTACCACTACTTCCGCGATGGCGCCGAGTACGATTTCCGGCACCTCTACACCTCCAACGTGTCGCTGCGCCGCCGGCTGCTCGAGCTCGAGCCCGACGGGTTCTGCACCGACTTCCCGGCGGCGGCCTTCGAGGACGCGGAGTTTGCCTACCGCCTGTCGATGCACGGCCTCTCCATCCGCTATCGCGCCGCGGCCCGCGCCGACCACCACCACCGCTACGACGCCGCCTCGTTCTTCGCGCGGCAGCGGCGCTGCGGGGAGATGGCCGCCGTGCTCTACCGCGTCCAGCCGGCCCTCAAGAAGTGGCTCGACATCCGGCGGCTGGAGTGGCGCCGCCTCGAGCGGCTGACCGCGGCGCCTGGCGACCCGGCCGCGGCCGTGGCGCGCGAGCTCGAGCTCTGGGAGCGGCGGGCGCTGAACATCGCCCTCGTCTTCGACTGCGCTCCGTCCGACGGCGTCGTCGATGCGCTGCTGCACCGCCTGTTCGAGTACGGCTACCTGGCAGGCCTGGCGGATGCGCTGTTCGCGCCCGGCCCCGCGCGCGCCGTGCGGGCTGCCGAGTACCTCCGGCTGCTGCCGCCGGCGGTCCGCGAGCTCGAGCGGCGGGCGACGAGCGCCGGCGTTCCCGTGCCGCGCTGCGATGCGGAGGCGATTTCCCGTCTAGCGGCGAGTTGA
- a CDS encoding methyltransferase domain-containing protein, protein MTGPDPISIRLLEGGVTYSDGSEERILQILAGAADRSSDSDELAAAITDWPSRYHLSRQRANLLRPLRLGPGMRVLEIGAGTGVLSRYLGETGARVVALEGSIERARAAALRCAGLPTVEVVCGSLGSFDDPEGFDLVCIVGVLEYAASGVGGSTAHPEFLARAAALRRPGGALLVAIENQLGVKYLVGHHEDHLALPWIGVEGYPGRHGIRTFSRRVLSRLLAGAGLPAQTWLYPFPDYKLPSVVLSDALYDLAGAPDLVDQLVRRPVVAGSARELLCDDRRAHRVMLEAGLGRDVANSFLVIATAGGAAPAFLPDPGVLAWRLGDDRRRDWRRHLELRPSSGGLAITTASGGRRAAPARRGWLFHHPAKDEPYVRGLTLEQHALEACYRGDAAALGEALRSWRGFLDQQLLPPAAGGGAAHPFAPAGGERRLPGEYLDAALSNFVLGDDGLHFIDREWQAEGGVDRSLVMARALWLFAGDLVRSGVAWSWCDDATVDSLAERLAGLCGLDVGSGLLDRMRAAEAELQHIVTGRAGDAIARDLHWLGGQSRASAEVAAGLPFRVLRQQISSLGQRLEALTRSSRGRERELDQLLGEAREVAQRLHGDLGLSSEQLAGTLRELEAHRTELAAARAENEMWRGARQAFERRPAVRAFRALRRLLGR, encoded by the coding sequence TTGACCGGACCTGATCCAATCTCGATCCGACTCCTCGAGGGCGGCGTCACCTACAGCGACGGGTCCGAGGAGAGGATCCTGCAGATCCTGGCCGGGGCCGCCGACCGGTCGTCGGACTCGGACGAGCTCGCCGCCGCGATCACCGACTGGCCGTCGCGCTACCACCTGTCCCGGCAGCGCGCCAACCTGCTGCGGCCGCTGCGGCTCGGGCCGGGGATGAGGGTCCTCGAGATCGGCGCCGGCACCGGCGTGCTGTCGCGCTACCTCGGCGAGACCGGCGCCCGGGTGGTCGCACTGGAGGGCAGCATCGAGCGCGCCCGCGCCGCCGCGCTGCGCTGCGCCGGCCTGCCCACCGTCGAGGTCGTGTGTGGGTCGCTCGGCAGCTTCGACGACCCGGAAGGCTTCGACCTGGTCTGCATCGTCGGGGTGCTCGAGTACGCCGCGTCCGGGGTCGGCGGGTCGACCGCCCACCCGGAGTTCCTGGCGCGCGCCGCGGCGCTGCGGCGGCCCGGCGGCGCGCTGCTGGTGGCGATCGAGAACCAGCTCGGCGTCAAGTACCTGGTCGGCCACCACGAGGACCACCTGGCCCTGCCGTGGATCGGCGTCGAGGGCTACCCGGGCAGGCACGGGATCCGCACCTTCAGCCGCCGCGTCCTGTCCCGCCTGCTGGCCGGGGCGGGGCTGCCCGCGCAGACCTGGTTGTACCCGTTTCCGGACTACAAGCTGCCGTCGGTGGTGCTCAGCGATGCGCTCTACGACCTGGCGGGCGCGCCCGACCTGGTCGACCAGCTGGTCCGCCGCCCGGTGGTCGCCGGCTCGGCCAGGGAGCTGCTGTGCGACGACCGCCGGGCACACCGGGTGATGCTCGAGGCCGGCCTCGGCCGCGACGTCGCCAACTCGTTCCTGGTGATCGCGACCGCCGGCGGCGCGGCGCCGGCGTTCCTGCCCGACCCCGGCGTGCTGGCGTGGCGCCTCGGCGACGACCGCCGGCGCGATTGGCGGCGGCACCTCGAGCTGCGCCCATCCTCGGGCGGGCTCGCCATCACGACTGCCTCCGGCGGGCGCCGCGCGGCCCCGGCACGCCGGGGCTGGCTCTTCCATCACCCGGCCAAGGACGAGCCCTACGTGCGCGGCCTGACCCTCGAGCAGCACGCCCTCGAGGCGTGCTACCGAGGTGACGCGGCCGCGCTGGGCGAGGCCCTCCGGAGCTGGCGCGGCTTCCTCGACCAGCAGCTGCTGCCGCCGGCCGCCGGCGGCGGCGCGGCCCATCCCTTCGCGCCCGCCGGCGGCGAGCGCCGGCTGCCCGGCGAGTACCTGGACGCCGCCCTGTCGAACTTCGTCCTGGGCGACGACGGCCTCCACTTCATCGACCGAGAGTGGCAAGCGGAGGGGGGCGTCGACCGCAGCCTGGTGATGGCGCGGGCGCTCTGGCTGTTCGCCGGGGACCTCGTCCGCAGCGGCGTCGCCTGGTCGTGGTGCGACGACGCCACCGTCGACTCGCTGGCCGAGAGGCTCGCCGGCCTGTGCGGCCTCGACGTCGGCTCGGGCCTGCTCGACCGGATGCGGGCGGCCGAGGCCGAGCTGCAGCACATCGTCACCGGCCGTGCCGGCGACGCGATCGCCCGCGACCTGCACTGGCTCGGTGGCCAGTCGCGGGCGAGCGCGGAGGTCGCCGCCGGGCTGCCGTTCCGGGTCCTGCGCCAGCAGATCAGCTCGCTCGGGCAGCGGCTGGAGGCGCTCACCCGGAGCAGCCGCGGGCGCGAACGCGAGCTCGACCAGCTGCTCGGCGAGGCGCGGGAGGTGGCGCAGCGGCTGCACGGCGACCTGGGGCTGTCCAGCGAGCAGCTGGCGGGCACGCTGCGCGAGCTCGAGGCGCACCGGACCGAGCTCGCCGCCGCCCGCGCGGAGAACGAGATGTGGCGCGGCGCCCGGCAGGCCTTCGAGCGCCGGCCGGCGGTGCGGGCCTTCCGCGCCCTGCGCCGGCTGCTCGGGCGCTGA
- a CDS encoding glycosyltransferase — protein sequence MAPPAAALRRVASRALRSLRGFLDRGRYRRALARGEPAGELDWTFDPAPPPPPLIELRLPAGIGRAAALAWRQRQTLPELRVVGVAADGGERWRIEPELIDAATPAAWFAAPGGLPELDPAHLESCLLTAAAEAVDAVVLDDGPDAPLSLDVVRAADVAEAPLRALTLYAGSAWRWDPAADRVASTHDRLLVKLVGRHGVGDLGRPPSPATGTRRGPYLASFQLGPALHVGVRDAAALGRTSRRRERPTVLVTAPFLARGGAEHTLHETMRELAGRFDFAIATLAPHRPELGDRRPDFRALTDRIYCLGDLVHPAAMCGMLLALIDSLGAEVLYNANSTTLFYEFGPRLKRERPALRIVDHLYDHRVGYIERYTPQALDWIDACVAENHRIAEALTAGRGWPAARVPVIWPCGRSRQAFPAPGTEGEVRRRIRAELGFADDDVVILTAARMHPQKRPLDLVELARRVGDLDRLSFLVVGGGDLEAEVDRAIAATGARVRRLPFRDDVPDLIVACDAGCLVSDFEGLPVFLLECLQAGRPFLGTDVGDMGDLLRRTGAGIVVEAPGDLPALEAAVRRLADGGERARLAARAAAAGARFDPAACAAAYADVLLGVAR from the coding sequence ATGGCGCCTCCAGCCGCTGCCCTGCGCCGGGTCGCCTCGCGAGCGCTGCGGAGCCTTCGCGGCTTCCTCGACCGGGGCCGTTACCGGCGGGCGCTCGCTCGCGGCGAGCCTGCCGGCGAGCTCGACTGGACCTTCGACCCCGCGCCGCCGCCGCCGCCGCTGATCGAGCTGCGGCTGCCGGCGGGGATCGGCCGCGCCGCTGCGCTCGCCTGGCGGCAGCGCCAGACCCTGCCCGAGCTCAGGGTGGTGGGCGTCGCGGCCGACGGCGGCGAGCGCTGGCGCATCGAGCCCGAGCTCATCGACGCCGCGACGCCGGCGGCGTGGTTCGCCGCGCCGGGCGGCCTGCCCGAGCTTGATCCGGCGCACCTCGAGAGCTGCCTGCTGACGGCCGCGGCCGAGGCCGTGGACGCGGTGGTGCTGGACGACGGCCCGGACGCACCGCTCTCGCTCGACGTGGTCCGGGCGGCCGACGTCGCGGAGGCGCCGCTGCGGGCGCTGACGCTGTACGCCGGCTCGGCGTGGCGCTGGGACCCCGCCGCCGACCGCGTGGCCTCCACCCACGACCGGCTGCTGGTCAAGCTGGTCGGCCGCCATGGCGTCGGCGACCTCGGCCGGCCGCCGTCGCCCGCCACCGGCACCCGCCGCGGCCCCTACCTCGCGAGCTTCCAACTCGGGCCGGCACTCCATGTCGGCGTGCGCGACGCCGCGGCGCTCGGCCGCACGAGCCGGCGGCGCGAGCGGCCGACGGTGCTGGTGACGGCGCCGTTCCTCGCCCGGGGAGGGGCCGAGCACACCCTCCATGAGACCATGCGCGAGCTCGCCGGCCGCTTCGACTTCGCGATCGCGACGCTGGCGCCGCACCGCCCGGAGCTCGGCGACCGGCGCCCTGACTTCCGCGCCCTCACCGACCGGATCTACTGCCTCGGCGACCTGGTCCATCCGGCCGCGATGTGCGGGATGCTGCTCGCGCTCATCGACTCGCTGGGCGCCGAGGTCCTCTACAACGCCAACTCGACCACCCTGTTCTACGAGTTCGGCCCGCGCCTCAAGCGGGAGCGGCCGGCGCTGCGCATCGTCGACCACCTCTACGACCACCGGGTCGGCTACATCGAGCGCTACACGCCGCAGGCGCTCGACTGGATCGACGCCTGCGTCGCCGAGAACCACCGCATCGCCGAGGCCCTGACCGCGGGACGGGGATGGCCGGCGGCGAGGGTCCCGGTGATCTGGCCGTGCGGCCGGTCGCGGCAGGCCTTCCCGGCGCCCGGCACCGAGGGGGAGGTGCGGCGGAGAATCCGCGCCGAGCTCGGTTTCGCGGACGACGACGTGGTGATCCTGACCGCCGCCCGGATGCACCCGCAGAAGCGGCCGCTCGACCTGGTCGAGCTCGCGCGTCGGGTTGGCGACCTCGACCGGCTGAGCTTCCTGGTGGTCGGCGGTGGCGACCTCGAGGCCGAGGTCGACCGGGCGATCGCCGCGACCGGCGCCCGGGTTCGGCGGCTGCCGTTCCGGGACGACGTCCCGGACCTGATCGTGGCCTGCGACGCCGGCTGCCTGGTGTCGGACTTCGAGGGCCTGCCGGTGTTTCTGCTCGAGTGCCTGCAGGCCGGCCGCCCGTTCCTCGGCACCGACGTCGGCGACATGGGCGACCTGCTGCGCCGGACCGGGGCCGGCATTGTCGTCGAAGCGCCGGGCGACCTGCCCGCGCTCGAGGCCGCGGTCCGCCGGCTCGCTGACGGCGGCGAGCGGGCGCGGCTGGCCGCCCGGGCGGCGGCGGCGGGCGCCCGGTTCGACCCCGCGGCCTGCGCCGCCGCTTACGCCGACGTCCTCCTCGGGGTCGCGCGATGA
- a CDS encoding glycosyltransferase, with product MRRLVGLGWLAVDTALCVAGGRLGALAAGAAARRGSRPSARPPAAGRRPAVLVVSPYSIVPTIHGGAVRIFNLTRRLADHAEVTMLILGGGTDDPPQRAALASFCRRVLFQRLPDPGLDRWRLLPPSVARIWSPAVADRIASLVDAHGIDVVVLEYSEMGRFAGPYAGARTVLVEHDLGFRTHARQRRVGIDRRYAAGEVLGRGAGDWLRRLHFELAACGRVDQIHVMSAADRALLARLLPDGERRIRLIPNGVDTEHFRPPSPDAQRSGVLFVGSFPHLPNLDALDHLLAKVWPEVRRQLPGARLTVAGARPPQRVLELDGRDGIEVAGEVPDLAPLYQHHRLLAVPLRAGSGTRLKILEAMACGLPVVSTTIGAEGIEGRPGEHLVVADDPSLFAEAIVRLLTDRDGAAARLAEKGRALVLERYDWDRIAGRLVEAIAELVPEGPRRGGAAAPVAGAPPPASILIPVRQGGDPLRRCLEGVSRQGGEAEVLCIDRGMSDGDRELAARHGARLVRPVDADAGLGAAVNAGARAARGRVLVLLAEDAVPADDEWLRRLLEPFASGVAPAAVQGGLQVQLVAGGPPHDPYFTAETRRWRQQMGGFAFSLANAAVRRDVWERLPAMPSVGLPDRHWQRALAASGELILPCWAAAVHWLQPLASNAAVREACWLEGRAWRRLGVRYRVADLIDDLRLVAGAGDASGEAAAAPAEILTPDHQRYRRLRPPALFGGNRLPWLQFGPGYNACLTGLHILMHGRRLR from the coding sequence ATGAGGCGGCTGGTCGGCCTCGGCTGGCTCGCGGTCGACACCGCGCTGTGCGTCGCCGGGGGACGGTTGGGAGCCCTCGCCGCCGGCGCCGCCGCGCGCCGGGGGAGCCGGCCGTCCGCTCGCCCGCCGGCGGCCGGCCGCCGGCCCGCCGTCCTCGTCGTCTCCCCCTACTCGATCGTCCCCACCATCCACGGCGGAGCGGTGCGGATCTTCAACCTCACGCGGCGGCTGGCCGATCACGCCGAGGTGACGATGCTGATCCTCGGCGGCGGCACCGACGACCCGCCGCAGCGGGCCGCGCTGGCGAGCTTCTGCCGTCGCGTCCTGTTCCAGCGGCTGCCCGATCCCGGCCTCGACCGGTGGCGCCTGCTGCCGCCGTCGGTCGCCCGCATCTGGTCGCCGGCGGTGGCCGACCGCATCGCCTCCCTGGTGGATGCCCACGGCATCGACGTCGTCGTCCTGGAGTACTCCGAGATGGGCCGGTTTGCCGGGCCCTACGCTGGCGCGCGGACGGTGCTCGTTGAGCACGATCTCGGCTTCCGCACCCACGCCCGCCAGCGCCGGGTGGGCATCGACCGCCGCTACGCCGCCGGCGAGGTGCTCGGCCGCGGCGCCGGCGACTGGCTGCGCCGGCTCCACTTCGAGCTCGCCGCCTGCGGTCGCGTAGACCAGATCCACGTGATGTCGGCCGCAGACCGCGCGCTGCTGGCGAGGCTCCTCCCGGACGGCGAGCGCCGCATCCGGTTGATCCCCAACGGCGTCGACACCGAGCACTTCCGGCCGCCGTCCCCGGACGCGCAGCGCAGCGGCGTGCTGTTCGTCGGCAGCTTCCCGCACCTGCCCAACCTGGACGCCCTCGACCATCTCCTGGCCAAGGTGTGGCCCGAGGTGCGGCGCCAGCTGCCCGGCGCCCGCCTCACCGTCGCCGGCGCACGGCCGCCGCAGCGGGTGCTCGAGCTGGACGGCCGCGACGGCATCGAGGTCGCGGGCGAGGTCCCGGACCTCGCCCCGCTGTACCAGCACCACCGCCTGCTCGCGGTGCCGCTGCGCGCCGGCTCGGGGACCCGGCTCAAGATCCTCGAGGCGATGGCCTGCGGCCTGCCCGTGGTGTCGACGACGATCGGCGCCGAGGGGATCGAGGGCCGTCCGGGCGAGCACCTGGTGGTGGCCGATGACCCGTCCTTGTTCGCGGAGGCCATCGTCAGGCTGCTCACCGATCGCGACGGCGCGGCCGCCCGGCTCGCCGAGAAGGGCCGCGCGCTGGTGCTCGAACGCTACGATTGGGACCGGATCGCCGGCCGGCTGGTGGAGGCGATCGCCGAGCTGGTCCCGGAGGGCCCGCGCCGCGGCGGTGCGGCCGCCCCCGTGGCCGGAGCGCCGCCGCCGGCCTCGATCCTGATCCCGGTGCGGCAGGGCGGCGACCCCCTGCGCCGGTGCCTGGAGGGGGTCTCCCGGCAGGGCGGCGAGGCCGAGGTGCTGTGCATCGACCGGGGCATGAGCGACGGCGACCGCGAGCTGGCCGCGCGCCACGGCGCCCGGCTGGTGCGCCCGGTCGACGCCGATGCCGGCCTCGGCGCCGCGGTCAACGCCGGCGCGCGGGCGGCGCGCGGCAGGGTGCTGGTCCTGCTCGCCGAGGATGCTGTTCCTGCGGACGACGAGTGGCTGCGCCGGCTGCTCGAGCCGTTCGCAAGCGGCGTCGCGCCCGCGGCGGTGCAGGGCGGTCTCCAGGTCCAGCTCGTCGCCGGCGGCCCTCCCCACGACCCCTACTTCACCGCCGAGACCCGGCGCTGGCGGCAGCAGATGGGCGGCTTCGCCTTCTCGCTCGCCAACGCCGCGGTGCGCCGCGACGTCTGGGAGCGGCTGCCGGCGATGCCGTCGGTCGGCCTGCCGGACCGCCACTGGCAGCGCGCACTCGCGGCCAGCGGCGAGCTGATCCTGCCGTGCTGGGCGGCGGCGGTCCACTGGCTGCAGCCGCTCGCCTCGAATGCCGCGGTGCGCGAGGCCTGCTGGCTGGAGGGCAGGGCATGGCGGCGGCTCGGCGTGCGGTACCGGGTCGCCGACCTGATCGACGACCTGCGGCTGGTCGCAGGAGCCGGGGACGCCTCCGGCGAGGCTGCCGCCGCTCCGGCCGAGATCCTCACGCCCGACCACCAGCGCTACCGCCGGCTCCGGCCGCCGGCCCTGTTCGGCGGCAACCGCCTGCCCTGGCTGCAGTTCGGCCCCGGCTATAATGCCTGCCTGACGGGGCTCCACATCCTCATGCACGGCCGGCGCCTCCGATGA